One genomic segment of Vibrio quintilis includes these proteins:
- a CDS encoding ABC transporter ATP-binding protein, whose amino-acid sequence MSHLSDTNHLSATGSLLDIRHLCVDYVSPNGVARAVNDVSLSIAPGETLGIAGESGCGKSTLAFAISRLHKAPALISEGEILYKGTDVLKMNQRQLRNFRWNEVSVVFQSAMNSLNPVITIGEQLTDVILAHKKVTYRQAAERAAELLKVVGIHADRLSSFPHQLSGGMRQRVVIAVALALEPKLIIMDEPTTALDVVVEREILNELYELKSRFGFSILFISHDLSLMGEIADRIGVMYAGNLIEIGEARNVFGDPQHPYTKGLISSFPTIHGPKEKLFGIPGNPVNLLNIPQGCNFRERCGVCDAACQQKEPVLRQVANGNLVSCHLV is encoded by the coding sequence ATGAGTCATTTATCTGATACTAATCATTTATCCGCTACAGGCAGCCTGTTAGATATTCGTCATCTGTGTGTTGATTATGTGTCTCCTAACGGGGTGGCCCGTGCGGTCAACGATGTCAGTCTTTCCATTGCTCCCGGCGAAACACTGGGAATTGCCGGAGAATCCGGTTGCGGAAAAAGTACTCTGGCTTTTGCTATTTCACGCCTGCATAAAGCACCGGCCCTGATTTCAGAAGGTGAGATTCTTTATAAAGGCACCGATGTGCTCAAAATGAATCAAAGACAACTGAGAAACTTTCGCTGGAATGAAGTTTCCGTGGTGTTTCAGAGTGCGATGAATTCATTAAATCCGGTGATTACCATTGGTGAGCAACTCACAGATGTGATTCTTGCCCATAAGAAAGTTACCTACCGCCAGGCGGCTGAGCGGGCGGCTGAGTTGCTGAAAGTTGTCGGTATTCATGCTGACCGGCTGAGCAGTTTTCCGCATCAGTTAAGCGGCGGGATGAGACAGCGGGTGGTGATTGCGGTGGCGTTGGCGCTGGAACCCAAACTGATCATTATGGATGAGCCGACCACAGCACTGGATGTGGTGGTGGAACGGGAAATCCTCAATGAGCTTTACGAACTGAAGAGCCGGTTCGGCTTTTCGATTCTTTTTATCAGCCATGATCTGAGCCTGATGGGTGAAATTGCTGACCGGATTGGTGTGATGTATGCCGGGAATCTGATTGAAATTGGTGAGGCCCGCAATGTGTTTGGTGATCCGCAGCATCCGTATACCAAAGGGCTGATTTCTTCTTTCCCAACCATTCACGGGCCGAAAGAGAAGTTGTTTGGAATTCCGGGGAATCCGGTCAATCTGCTCAATATCCCGCAGGGCTGTAATTTCCGGGAAAGGTGTGGTGTGTGTGACGCTGCCTGTCAACAAAAAGAACCGGTGCTCAGGCAAGTTGCGAACGGCAATCTGGTTTCTTGTCATTTGGTGTAA
- a CDS encoding ABC transporter ATP-binding protein: protein MNTDNQPEVILSVNNLVKDFPLGQSLKANLMRAVNDVSFELRKGEALAIVGESGSGKSTGARILTRIYDETAGEITFKGQPVSDFIKQHGSLEYARQVQMIFQDPFGSLNPVHTIYHHIARPLLIHKRAKKDSIHRLVYELLELVGLSPAKETAEKYPHELSGGQRQRVAIARAIAVDPEVILADEPISMLDVSVRLGILNLMTDLKDNYGISFMYITHDIATARYFAEKTAVMYVGHMVEWGDSDNVTQNPQHPYSQLLLSAVPEVGNAGKRELLAKKGEIPLWKPDSVGCPFAPRCLKATQACAQSLPEPTQIGENHYARCHHL, encoded by the coding sequence ATGAACACAGACAACCAACCTGAAGTGATTTTATCAGTCAACAATCTGGTCAAAGATTTTCCGCTGGGGCAGTCACTGAAAGCAAACCTGATGCGGGCCGTCAACGATGTGTCTTTTGAGCTGCGCAAAGGGGAAGCACTGGCAATTGTCGGTGAGTCCGGTTCCGGTAAAAGTACCGGCGCCAGGATACTGACCCGGATTTACGATGAGACGGCGGGTGAGATTACCTTTAAAGGCCAGCCAGTGTCGGACTTTATCAAACAGCACGGGTCACTGGAATATGCCCGACAGGTGCAGATGATATTTCAGGATCCGTTCGGCTCCCTGAATCCGGTGCATACCATTTATCACCATATCGCCAGACCTTTGCTCATCCACAAACGGGCGAAGAAAGATTCGATTCACCGGCTGGTGTATGAATTACTTGAACTGGTCGGGTTATCTCCGGCCAAAGAGACGGCAGAAAAATATCCCCATGAACTGAGTGGCGGACAGCGTCAGCGGGTGGCAATTGCCCGTGCGATTGCGGTCGATCCGGAAGTCATTCTGGCCGATGAGCCGATTTCGATGCTTGATGTGTCCGTGCGGTTGGGGATTCTGAACCTGATGACGGATCTGAAAGATAACTATGGCATTTCATTTATGTATATCACGCACGATATCGCAACGGCCCGTTATTTTGCTGAAAAAACAGCGGTGATGTATGTCGGTCACATGGTGGAATGGGGCGACAGCGATAACGTGACACAGAATCCGCAGCATCCTTATTCGCAGCTGCTTTTATCTGCGGTTCCGGAGGTCGGCAACGCCGGGAAAAGAGAGCTGCTGGCGAAAAAAGGAGAAATTCCGCTGTGGAAGCCCGACAGTGTGGGATGTCCGTTTGCGCCGCGGTGCCTGAAAGCGACACAAGCCTGTGCTCAGTCACTGCCTGAACCAACTCAGATTGGTGAAAATCATTATGCGCGTTGCCACCACCTTTGA